In Porites lutea chromosome 1, jaPorLute2.1, whole genome shotgun sequence, a single genomic region encodes these proteins:
- the LOC140947978 gene encoding cyclin-L2-like isoform X1: protein MAAVAGKGEYGDVIISLENCILSPEHIENTPSIKDGLDREVEIDLRIVSCEYIQMAGILLKLPQVAMATAQVLFQRFYYSKSLVKHDAEIYAMASIFLAAKIEEYPRRIRDVINVFHHIKQKRNGRTVQPMEYMGNSYFVLKNQVIKAERRMLKELGFCVHVKHPHKIIIMYLQILESQTNTLLAQQAWNFMNDSFRTNIFVRYPPETIACTCIFLSARQLGICLPTRPPWWELFGAKIEDLEEISLTLLSLYLRPKANLDTLQKSVGEIRKELEQKKKETKQDGAGTVGNCTPNLSPVGVTTTTARDDSRSGSRPSSPSKVSPSSATNQADGKRKKSSSKVDEDRRTRERERRRSHSPVNRRSRSRSESPTRSRSRSRSRSYSISISPDNPSRSDSYSSDESPERQKVTGKSKRPRSPARGRDDEKRSRPRKYDGEYVRKKGRTDGSVNSYKKDKVRERSRSPLSRSRSRSRSRSRSPTRLKRHRGKYERETKKRDDRHRDRNGVDYRSSRDKGRDHGRHRR, encoded by the exons atggcagCAGTCGCCGGTAAAGGAGAGTACGGAGATGTGATAATTTCCTTAGAAAACTGTATTTTAAGCCCAGAACACATAGAAAATACACCTTCAATTAAAGATGGATTAGATAGAGAAGTAGAAATTGATTTGCGAATCGTCAGTTGCGAGTATATTCAAATGGCGGGCATCTTGCTCAAACTTCCTCAG GTAGCTATGGCTACAGCGCAAGTGTTGTTTCAACGCTTTTACTACAGTAAGTCGCTTGTTAAACACGATGCTGAG ATTTATGCTATGGCGAGCATTTTTCTTGCTGCAAAAATCGAGGAATACCCAAGAAGAATTCGGGATGTGATTAACGTCTTTCATCATATTAAACAGAAAAGAAACGGAAG GACTGTTCAACCCATGGAATACATGGGCAACAGCTACTTTGTGCTAAAGAACCAAGTCATCAAAGCTGAAAGGAGAATGCTGAAG gaaCTTGGCTTTTGCGTCCATGTCAAGCACCCTCACAAG ATCATTATCATGTACCTTCAAATTCTTGAAAGTCAAACCAACACGCTTTTGGCTCAGCAAGCCTG GAATTTCATGAATGATAGTTTTAGGACAAACATTTTTGTACGCTACCCTCCAGAGACAATAGCCTGTACATGCATTTTCCTCTCTGCAAGGCAGCTTGGG ATTTGCTTACCCACAAGACCGCCATGGTGGGAGTTGTTTGGGGCCAAAATAGAAGATCTTGAG GAAATTAGCCTGACGCTGTTAAGTTTGTACCTGAGACCAAAG gCCAACCTAGACACCCTACAGAAATCTGTTGGAGAAATTCGCAAAGAATTGgagcagaaaaagaaagaaactaaaCAAGATGGTGCTGGCACCGTTGGTAACTGCACTCCTAACCTGTCTCCTGTAGGGGTAACTACAACAACTGCGAGGGACGACTCCCGGTCAG GTTCGAGGCCTTCTTCACCAAGTAAAGTGTCGCCATCATCTGCTACAAACCAGGCTGAcgggaaaaggaagaaaagttcCTCTAAGGTGGACGAGGATAGGAGGACGAGAGAACG GGAAAGGCGCCGCAGTCATTCCCCGGTCAATCGCCGCTCTCGGAGCCGTTCGGAAAGTCCAACACGTAGTCGCTCTCGTAGCCGTTCGAGAAGTTACAGCATATCAATCAGTCCCGATAATCCCAGTAGGAGTGACTCTTACAGCAGCGACGAAAGCCCAGAGAGGCAAAAAGTGACTGGGAAGAGTAAACGACCACGGAGCCCTGCCCGAGGAAGGGACGACGAAAAACGCTCTCGGCCTCGGAAGTACGACGGAGAGTACGTTCGGAAAAAGGGGAGAACCGACGGAAGTGTGAACAGTTATAAAAAGGACAAAGTGCGGGAACGAAGTAGGTCGCCGTTGTCTCGGAGCCGGAGTAGATCTCGGAGCAGAAGCCGAAGCCCGACAAGACTCAAACGGCATCGTGGAAAATACGAGCGGGAAACGAAGAAACGAGACGACAGACATCGCGATAGGAATGGAGTGGACTATCGGTCGTCCAGGGACAAGGGACGTGATCACGGAAGGCACCGAAGATAA
- the LOC140947978 gene encoding cyclin-L1-like isoform X3: protein MAAVAGKGEYGDVIISLENCILSPEHIENTPSIKDGLDREVEIDLRIVSCEYIQMAGILLKLPQIYAMASIFLAAKIEEYPRRIRDVINVFHHIKQKRNGRTVQPMEYMGNSYFVLKNQVIKAERRMLKELGFCVHVKHPHKIIIMYLQILESQTNTLLAQQAWNFMNDSFRTNIFVRYPPETIACTCIFLSARQLGICLPTRPPWWELFGAKIEDLEEISLTLLSLYLRPKANLDTLQKSVGEIRKELEQKKKETKQDGAGTVGNCTPNLSPVGVTTTTARDDSRSGSRPSSPSKVSPSSATNQADGKRKKSSSKVDEDRRTRERERRRSHSPVNRRSRSRSESPTRSRSRSRSRSYSISISPDNPSRSDSYSSDESPERQKVTGKSKRPRSPARGRDDEKRSRPRKYDGEYVRKKGRTDGSVNSYKKDKVRERSRSPLSRSRSRSRSRSRSPTRLKRHRGKYERETKKRDDRHRDRNGVDYRSSRDKGRDHGRHRR, encoded by the exons atggcagCAGTCGCCGGTAAAGGAGAGTACGGAGATGTGATAATTTCCTTAGAAAACTGTATTTTAAGCCCAGAACACATAGAAAATACACCTTCAATTAAAGATGGATTAGATAGAGAAGTAGAAATTGATTTGCGAATCGTCAGTTGCGAGTATATTCAAATGGCGGGCATCTTGCTCAAACTTCCTCAG ATTTATGCTATGGCGAGCATTTTTCTTGCTGCAAAAATCGAGGAATACCCAAGAAGAATTCGGGATGTGATTAACGTCTTTCATCATATTAAACAGAAAAGAAACGGAAG GACTGTTCAACCCATGGAATACATGGGCAACAGCTACTTTGTGCTAAAGAACCAAGTCATCAAAGCTGAAAGGAGAATGCTGAAG gaaCTTGGCTTTTGCGTCCATGTCAAGCACCCTCACAAG ATCATTATCATGTACCTTCAAATTCTTGAAAGTCAAACCAACACGCTTTTGGCTCAGCAAGCCTG GAATTTCATGAATGATAGTTTTAGGACAAACATTTTTGTACGCTACCCTCCAGAGACAATAGCCTGTACATGCATTTTCCTCTCTGCAAGGCAGCTTGGG ATTTGCTTACCCACAAGACCGCCATGGTGGGAGTTGTTTGGGGCCAAAATAGAAGATCTTGAG GAAATTAGCCTGACGCTGTTAAGTTTGTACCTGAGACCAAAG gCCAACCTAGACACCCTACAGAAATCTGTTGGAGAAATTCGCAAAGAATTGgagcagaaaaagaaagaaactaaaCAAGATGGTGCTGGCACCGTTGGTAACTGCACTCCTAACCTGTCTCCTGTAGGGGTAACTACAACAACTGCGAGGGACGACTCCCGGTCAG GTTCGAGGCCTTCTTCACCAAGTAAAGTGTCGCCATCATCTGCTACAAACCAGGCTGAcgggaaaaggaagaaaagttcCTCTAAGGTGGACGAGGATAGGAGGACGAGAGAACG GGAAAGGCGCCGCAGTCATTCCCCGGTCAATCGCCGCTCTCGGAGCCGTTCGGAAAGTCCAACACGTAGTCGCTCTCGTAGCCGTTCGAGAAGTTACAGCATATCAATCAGTCCCGATAATCCCAGTAGGAGTGACTCTTACAGCAGCGACGAAAGCCCAGAGAGGCAAAAAGTGACTGGGAAGAGTAAACGACCACGGAGCCCTGCCCGAGGAAGGGACGACGAAAAACGCTCTCGGCCTCGGAAGTACGACGGAGAGTACGTTCGGAAAAAGGGGAGAACCGACGGAAGTGTGAACAGTTATAAAAAGGACAAAGTGCGGGAACGAAGTAGGTCGCCGTTGTCTCGGAGCCGGAGTAGATCTCGGAGCAGAAGCCGAAGCCCGACAAGACTCAAACGGCATCGTGGAAAATACGAGCGGGAAACGAAGAAACGAGACGACAGACATCGCGATAGGAATGGAGTGGACTATCGGTCGTCCAGGGACAAGGGACGTGATCACGGAAGGCACCGAAGATAA
- the LOC140947973 gene encoding protein C3orf33-like, translated as MDDEDEKDSEDDILTGFTNFVDNNLRVFRSLAWILAGAGVLLIVRRTHVFSQFRAVSDVPTEFVTKNISFHGIVKEVRSDTTLGICHIPLLRGVSKVHSSSDTAGISSQNNLLNVSLPGVELREGGHQWLTDNVMLAKVHMIPLQITANNTLDCILYKRQGWFQSKCVNEELIRQGVAVTVHVPTLSHSLPYHELQRRLLKAELRAEKKGVGIWVKPSLLERLQNMISFPAHRMKQVISAAQNLSFTRIFSRKKKDS; from the exons atggaCGATGAAGATGAAAAAGATAGTGAAGATGACATCTTGACAGGATTCACTAATTTCGTGGACAATAATTTGCGAGTTTTCAGG AGTTTGGCTTGGATATTAGCAGGAGCTGGAGTTTTGCTCATTGTAAGAAGAACGCATGTG TTTAGCCAGTTCAGAGCAGTGTCAGATGTCCCAACAGAATTTGTTACCAAGAACATATCTTTCCATGGCATTGTTAAGGAAGTAAGGTCAGATACCACCCTTGGAATCTGTCACATCCCACTGCTTAGAGGAGTTAGCAAGGTTCATTCTTCGTCTGATACAG CCGGGATCTCATCCCAGAATAATCTTCTCAATGTTAGTTTACCAGGAGTGGAATTGAGGGAAGGAGGACACCAGTGGCTAACAGACAATGTTATGTTGGCTAAAGTGCATATGATCCCATTACAAATCACTGCCAACAACACTTTAGACTGCATTCTGTACAAGAGGCAG GGTTGGTTTCAATCTAAGTGTGTGAATGAGGAGTTGATACGTCAAGGCGTGGCAGTAACAGTCCATGTGCCCACACTCTCACATAGTCTACCTTATCACGAATTACAAAGGAGACTTTTGAAAGCAGAATTGCGAGCTGAGAAGAAAGGGGTTGGCATCTGGGTAAAACCGTCACTGTTAGAAAGACTACAAAACATGATCTCCTTTCCAGCTCATAGGATGAAGCAGGTGATCTCTGCTGCTCAAAATCTCTCATTCACAAggattttttcaagaaaaaagaaagacagctAA
- the LOC140947978 gene encoding cyclin-L1-like isoform X2: MAAVAGKGEYGDVIISLENCILSPEHIENTPSIKDGLDREVEIDLRIVSCEYIQMAGILLKLPQVAMATAQVLFQRFYYSKSLVKHDAEIYAMASIFLAAKIEEYPRRIRDVINVFHHIKQKRNGRTVQPMEYMGNSYFVLKNQVIKAERRMLKELGFCVHVKHPHKIIIMYLQILESQTNTLLAQQAWNFMNDSFRTNIFVRYPPETIACTCIFLSARQLGICLPTRPPWWELFGAKIEDLEANLDTLQKSVGEIRKELEQKKKETKQDGAGTVGNCTPNLSPVGVTTTTARDDSRSGSRPSSPSKVSPSSATNQADGKRKKSSSKVDEDRRTRERERRRSHSPVNRRSRSRSESPTRSRSRSRSRSYSISISPDNPSRSDSYSSDESPERQKVTGKSKRPRSPARGRDDEKRSRPRKYDGEYVRKKGRTDGSVNSYKKDKVRERSRSPLSRSRSRSRSRSRSPTRLKRHRGKYERETKKRDDRHRDRNGVDYRSSRDKGRDHGRHRR; encoded by the exons atggcagCAGTCGCCGGTAAAGGAGAGTACGGAGATGTGATAATTTCCTTAGAAAACTGTATTTTAAGCCCAGAACACATAGAAAATACACCTTCAATTAAAGATGGATTAGATAGAGAAGTAGAAATTGATTTGCGAATCGTCAGTTGCGAGTATATTCAAATGGCGGGCATCTTGCTCAAACTTCCTCAG GTAGCTATGGCTACAGCGCAAGTGTTGTTTCAACGCTTTTACTACAGTAAGTCGCTTGTTAAACACGATGCTGAG ATTTATGCTATGGCGAGCATTTTTCTTGCTGCAAAAATCGAGGAATACCCAAGAAGAATTCGGGATGTGATTAACGTCTTTCATCATATTAAACAGAAAAGAAACGGAAG GACTGTTCAACCCATGGAATACATGGGCAACAGCTACTTTGTGCTAAAGAACCAAGTCATCAAAGCTGAAAGGAGAATGCTGAAG gaaCTTGGCTTTTGCGTCCATGTCAAGCACCCTCACAAG ATCATTATCATGTACCTTCAAATTCTTGAAAGTCAAACCAACACGCTTTTGGCTCAGCAAGCCTG GAATTTCATGAATGATAGTTTTAGGACAAACATTTTTGTACGCTACCCTCCAGAGACAATAGCCTGTACATGCATTTTCCTCTCTGCAAGGCAGCTTGGG ATTTGCTTACCCACAAGACCGCCATGGTGGGAGTTGTTTGGGGCCAAAATAGAAGATCTTGAG gCCAACCTAGACACCCTACAGAAATCTGTTGGAGAAATTCGCAAAGAATTGgagcagaaaaagaaagaaactaaaCAAGATGGTGCTGGCACCGTTGGTAACTGCACTCCTAACCTGTCTCCTGTAGGGGTAACTACAACAACTGCGAGGGACGACTCCCGGTCAG GTTCGAGGCCTTCTTCACCAAGTAAAGTGTCGCCATCATCTGCTACAAACCAGGCTGAcgggaaaaggaagaaaagttcCTCTAAGGTGGACGAGGATAGGAGGACGAGAGAACG GGAAAGGCGCCGCAGTCATTCCCCGGTCAATCGCCGCTCTCGGAGCCGTTCGGAAAGTCCAACACGTAGTCGCTCTCGTAGCCGTTCGAGAAGTTACAGCATATCAATCAGTCCCGATAATCCCAGTAGGAGTGACTCTTACAGCAGCGACGAAAGCCCAGAGAGGCAAAAAGTGACTGGGAAGAGTAAACGACCACGGAGCCCTGCCCGAGGAAGGGACGACGAAAAACGCTCTCGGCCTCGGAAGTACGACGGAGAGTACGTTCGGAAAAAGGGGAGAACCGACGGAAGTGTGAACAGTTATAAAAAGGACAAAGTGCGGGAACGAAGTAGGTCGCCGTTGTCTCGGAGCCGGAGTAGATCTCGGAGCAGAAGCCGAAGCCCGACAAGACTCAAACGGCATCGTGGAAAATACGAGCGGGAAACGAAGAAACGAGACGACAGACATCGCGATAGGAATGGAGTGGACTATCGGTCGTCCAGGGACAAGGGACGTGATCACGGAAGGCACCGAAGATAA